The proteins below come from a single Triticum aestivum cultivar Chinese Spring chromosome 5D, IWGSC CS RefSeq v2.1, whole genome shotgun sequence genomic window:
- the LOC123121612 gene encoding putrescine hydroxycinnamoyltransferase 1 encodes MKVEVVDTTLVTPSEPTPRHTLWLSNLDLAVPKTHTPLVYYYPAPPAGDGGEKQEEFFAPERLREALARALVPFYPLAGRMATGPEGRLEIDCNGEGALFVVARADFTGDEMFRDFEPSPEARRLLVPFAASGDPPCLLAMVQVTFLKCGGVAVGTGMHHVTMDGAGAIQFIRTWTTLARGLDAASVHPSPPVHDRTVLRARSPPHATFEHPVYSPSNLNGLPRPFVTRVYAVSPKLLAGIKSSCAPGVSTYCALTAHLWRAMCVARGLAPDAESRLRVPANIRQRLRPQLPANYFGNAIVRDLVTVRVGDVLSQPLGFVAERIKRAVARVDDAFVRSVIDYLEVESEKGSQAARGQFMPETDLWVVSWLGMPIHDADFGWGCPKFVAPAQMFGSGTAYVTQAPDKDDGVSVLFALEPEYLQCFEKAFYGE; translated from the exons ATGAAGGTGGAGGTGGTGGACACGACGCTGGTGACGCCGAGCGAGCCGACGCCGCGGCACACGCTGTGGCTCTCCAACCTCGACCTCGCCGTGCCCAAGACGCACACGCCGCTCGTCTACTACTACCCGGCGCCccccgccggcgacggcggcgagaaGCAGGAAGAGTTCTTCGCGCCGGAGAGGCTGCGGGAGGCGCTGGCGAGGGCGCTGGTGCCGTTCTACCCGCTGGCAGGGCGGATGGCGACGGGCCCCGAGGGCCGGCTCGAGATCGACTGCAACGGCGAGGGCGCGCTGTTCGTCGTCGCGCGGGCCGACTTCACCGGCGACGAGATGTTCCGGGACTTCGAGCCCTCCCCGGAGGCGCGCCGCCTGCTCGTCCCCTTCGCCGCCTCCGGCGACCCGCCCTGCCTCCTCGCCATGGTCCAG GTGACGTTCCTCAAGTGCGGCGGCGTGGCCGTGGGCACGGGCATGCACCACGTGACCATGGACGGCGCGGGCGCGATCCAGTTCATCCGGACGTGGACGACCCTGGCGCGCGGCCTGGACGCCGCGTCCGTGCACCCGTCCCCGCCGGTGCACGACCGCACGGTGCTGCGCGCGCGCTCTCCCCCGCATGCCACCTTCGAGCACCCGGTCTACTCCCCGAGCAACCTCAACGGCCTGCCCCGCCCCTTCGTCACCCGCGTCTACGCCGTGTCCCCCAAGCTCCTCGCCGGCATCAAGTCCAGCTGCGCGCCCGGCGTGTCCACCTACTGCGCGCTCACCGCGCACCTGTGGCGCGCCATGTGCGTGGCCCGCGGGCTGGCCCCCGACGCCGAGTCGCGGCTGCGCGTGCCGGCCAACATCCGGCAGCGCCTGCGCCCGCAGCTGCCGGCCAACTACTTCGGCAACGCCATCGTGCGGGACCTGGTGACGGTGCGCGTCGGCGACGTGCTGTCGCAGCCGCTGGGGTTCGTGGCGGAGCGGATCAAGCGCGCGGTGGCGCGGGTGGACGACGCCTTCGTGCGCTCCGTCATCGACTACCTGGAGGTGGAGTCGGAGAAGGGCAGCCAGGCGGCGCGCGGGCAGTTCATGCCGGAGACGGACCTGTGGGTGGTGAGCTGGCTGGGCATGCCCATCCACGACGCCGACTTCGGCTGGGGCTGCCCCAAGTTCGTGGCGCCGGCGCAGATGTTCGGCAGCGGCACGGCCTACGTCACGCAGGCGCCCGACAAGGACGACGGCGTGTCCGTGCTGTTCGCGCTCGAGCCAGAGTACCTGCAGTGCTTCGAGAAGGCCTTCTACGGGGAGTGA